In a single window of the Anabas testudineus chromosome 17, fAnaTes1.2, whole genome shotgun sequence genome:
- the LOC113172528 gene encoding cytochrome b-c1 complex subunit 10: MLTKVVGQKYVSIAKSWIPTMAVWGTAGGVALVHFTDWRLILDYVPYINGKFKKNE, from the exons ATGCTCACGAAAGTCGTTGGTCAGAAATATGTGTCTATTGCCAAATCATG GATCCCAACTATGGCTGTATGGGGCACAGCCGGAGGGGTTGCTCTGGTCCACTTCACAGACTGGCGACTGATCTTGGATTATGTTCCTTACATCAATGGCAAATTCAAGAAGAATGAGTAA